A part of marine bacterium B5-7 genomic DNA contains:
- a CDS encoding cell division protein Fic: MTYIHERAKWPDLTWDAGQLAEKLMLVRHKQGYLLGRLSALGFDIQTEAVLKTLTTDIIKSNEIEGEYLDPDQVRSSLAKRLGIDDAGLPAASRHIDGIVEMMLDATQQCQQALTADRLFGWHHLLFPTGRSGMRQITIANWRTADAGPMQVVSGPIGREKVHYEAPSAKRLVEEMSAFLDWFNHEEGVDPIIKAGAAHFWFVTIHPFEDGNGRIARAIADLCLTRADGVPQRFYSMSASIECARKQYYEILEHTQGGGLNITAWLQWFLDCLLDAIEQADVTLEKVLAKAAIFERLSKHNINDRQRKMLNLLFGNFQGKLSTSKYAKIAKCSHDTALRDIQVLIDYSVLEKDPASGSGRGTRYVLVSR; this comes from the coding sequence ATGACATATATTCACGAAAGAGCTAAATGGCCAGATTTAACCTGGGATGCAGGCCAACTGGCAGAAAAGCTAATGCTTGTTCGGCATAAACAGGGCTATTTATTAGGGCGTTTGAGTGCACTGGGATTTGATATTCAAACAGAAGCGGTACTAAAAACGCTTACCACAGATATTATTAAATCAAATGAGATTGAGGGTGAGTACTTAGATCCCGATCAAGTACGTTCTTCTTTAGCTAAGCGTCTGGGGATAGATGATGCTGGTTTGCCAGCTGCGAGTCGACACATCGATGGTATCGTTGAGATGATGCTTGATGCAACGCAACAGTGTCAGCAAGCGTTAACAGCCGATCGTTTGTTTGGGTGGCACCATTTATTATTTCCAACGGGCCGTAGCGGCATGCGACAAATCACAATTGCAAATTGGCGCACAGCAGACGCGGGGCCCATGCAGGTGGTTTCTGGTCCCATTGGGCGAGAAAAAGTTCATTATGAAGCGCCAAGTGCAAAACGATTAGTTGAAGAAATGTCAGCATTTCTAGATTGGTTTAATCATGAAGAAGGTGTCGATCCTATTATTAAAGCGGGTGCAGCCCATTTTTGGTTTGTTACGATTCACCCTTTTGAAGATGGTAATGGCCGTATTGCCCGTGCAATTGCAGACTTATGTTTGACGCGCGCTGATGGTGTTCCTCAGCGATTTTATAGTATGTCAGCCAGTATTGAGTGTGCGCGAAAACAATATTATGAAATATTAGAACATACACAAGGTGGCGGCTTGAACATTACGGCCTGGTTACAATGGTTCTTAGATTGCTTGCTTGATGCGATTGAACAGGCTGATGTGACCTTAGAAAAAGTGTTAGCTAAGGCTGCGATTTTTGAACGATTATCTAAACATAACATTAACGATAGGCAACGGAAGATGTTGAATTTATTGTTTGGTAATTTCCAAGGAAAACTAAGCACGAGCAAGTATGCGAAAATAGCGAAGTGTTCGCACGATACCGCGCTGCGCGATATTCAAGTGTTGATTGATTACAGCGTATTAGAAAAAGACCCAGCTAGCGGTAGCGGACGCGGCACACGTTATGTATTAGTAAGCCGCTGA
- a CDS encoding ABC transporter permease, whose translation MKQGLRGMIVFLSFLLAWQSVCILLRLPAYFLPTPIAVGKTLWVQRDLLVTQAWPTILETVLGLGLGIITGASTALLMAYFKPVRWWLMPLLLVSQALPTFAIAPLLVLWLGYGITSKIIVTAFMLFFPVTSNFYQGLKRTPSIWLDYAALQGLSNWQRLWRIQAPAAWPQLANGIRIATAFAPMGAIIGEWVGASKGLGYLMLIANARLQIDLVFASLVVLVAFSLGLYATAQTGLACKKVRYGYD comes from the coding sequence ATGAAACAGGGGTTACGTGGCATGATTGTCTTTCTATCGTTTTTATTGGCCTGGCAGAGTGTTTGTATTCTATTGAGACTCCCCGCTTATTTTTTACCAACGCCGATAGCGGTTGGAAAAACACTCTGGGTGCAGCGTGACTTATTAGTCACTCAAGCCTGGCCAACGATATTAGAAACGGTCTTGGGTTTAGGGCTAGGTATTATCACAGGCGCCAGTACAGCGTTGTTGATGGCGTACTTCAAACCCGTGCGTTGGTGGTTAATGCCCTTGTTACTAGTCAGCCAAGCTTTACCGACGTTTGCGATTGCCCCCTTGTTGGTATTGTGGCTGGGTTATGGCATTACATCGAAAATTATCGTGACGGCATTCATGTTATTTTTTCCGGTGACCAGTAATTTCTATCAAGGCTTAAAACGCACGCCATCGATTTGGTTGGATTATGCTGCCTTACAAGGTTTATCTAACTGGCAACGCCTATGGCGCATACAAGCACCTGCTGCCTGGCCGCAGCTCGCGAATGGTATTCGTATTGCAACAGCATTCGCACCCATGGGTGCTATCATCGGGGAATGGGTCGGTGCGAGTAAAGGTTTAGGTTACTTGATGTTAATCGCAAACGCGCGCCTGCAAATTGATTTGGTGTTTGCAAGCTTGGTGGTGTTGGTGGCGTTTTCTTTGGGGTTGTATGCCACGGCACAAACAGGCTTAGCATGCAAAAAGGTCCGATACGGATATGACTAG
- the truB gene encoding tRNA pseudouridine synthase B, whose product MAHLRRFRGRDVHGILLLDKPLGLSSNEALQEAKRIVNARKAGHTGSLDPLATGMLPICFGEATKFSQFLLDADKCYYTEMQLGIKTTTGDAEGETVEQKSFEGIDKAKLQQVMEKFRGHSKQVPSMYSALKYEGQPLYKLAREGIEVEREPRDIHVYEIELLDFDAASGIAAVRIHCSKGTYIRTLTEDIGEQLGCGAHVAALRRESVGPFEMDDMISLETLAEAKDFNMTGADGYLKPIQTCIDAYPKIKLTAENTQALQFGQVVQLDRVIEPGMIQLYAPDDTFIGIGEVSEDNELTSKRLVSERHVKRSISDENY is encoded by the coding sequence GTGGCACATTTACGTCGATTTCGTGGTCGTGATGTTCATGGCATTTTACTACTAGATAAGCCGCTCGGTTTGTCATCTAATGAAGCGTTACAAGAAGCAAAGCGGATTGTAAATGCGCGTAAAGCAGGGCATACCGGATCTTTAGATCCACTTGCTACAGGTATGTTGCCGATTTGTTTTGGTGAGGCGACCAAGTTTTCACAGTTTTTACTGGATGCAGATAAGTGTTATTACACGGAAATGCAACTGGGTATAAAAACCACCACGGGTGATGCCGAAGGTGAAACTGTCGAGCAAAAATCCTTTGAAGGGATTGATAAAGCCAAGTTGCAACAAGTGATGGAAAAATTTCGTGGTCACAGCAAGCAAGTGCCATCGATGTATTCCGCCTTAAAATATGAAGGTCAGCCGCTGTATAAGTTAGCGCGCGAAGGTATTGAGGTAGAGCGTGAGCCGCGTGATATTCATGTTTATGAAATTGAATTATTGGATTTTGATGCGGCATCAGGTATTGCGGCGGTGCGCATACACTGTAGCAAGGGTACCTATATTCGTACGCTGACCGAAGATATCGGTGAGCAGTTAGGCTGCGGCGCACATGTTGCGGCATTACGACGTGAGTCTGTCGGTCCCTTTGAGATGGATGATATGATTAGTTTGGAAACCTTGGCAGAAGCCAAGGATTTCAACATGACCGGCGCTGATGGCTATTTAAAGCCTATCCAAACCTGCATTGATGCTTACCCCAAGATTAAACTGACGGCAGAAAATACCCAGGCATTACAATTTGGGCAGGTCGTTCAGTTAGATAGAGTCATTGAACCCGGCATGATTCAATTATATGCCCCTGATGACACTTTTATTGGCATTGGTGAGGTTTCAGAAGACAATGAGCTGACCTCAAAACGGCTGGTCTCGGAGCGCCACGTGAAGCGCAGTATTTCGGACGAGAACTATTAA
- a CDS encoding hypothetical protein (possible pseudo due to internal stop codon), with protein sequence MLKRQLELESPNPTAVDAFSFKQLIREGAEKQLLSSPAQWFVYREQRNITSHTYDAKKAESVFLTALQFLPDAQQLLSALTKR encoded by the coding sequence ATGCTAAAACGCCAGTTAGAACTTGAGTCACCTAACCCAACAGCAGTGGATGCATTTTCATTCAAGCAACTTATCCGAGAGGGGGCTGAAAAGCAGCTACTTTCCTCACCAGCGCAATGGTTTGTGTATCGAGAGCAGCGCAATATCACCTCACATACCTATGATGCAAAAAAAGCGGAATCAGTGTTCCTAACAGCCTTACAATTTTTGCCGGATGCACAACAATTATTGTCTGCATTAACTAAGCGTTAA
- a CDS encoding nucleotidyltransferase, which yields MKPSEALSLNRDSVREIVLRHHGTNARVFGSVIMNEDTEASDLDLLIDPTPETTLMDIGAIRHEVKNLLGVPVDVLTPNALPKQFRQDVLSRPVPL from the coding sequence ATGAAACCATCAGAAGCATTGAGCTTAAATAGAGATAGCGTAAGGGAAATAGTGCTGCGGCATCATGGCACCAATGCGCGCGTATTTGGTTCAGTTATCATGAATGAAGATACTGAAGCCAGTGACTTAGACTTACTCATTGATCCCACGCCAGAGACAACATTGATGGATATCGGTGCGATTCGTCATGAGGTAAAAAATTTATTAGGGGTGCCTGTTGATGTTTTAACCCCAAATGCACTCCCCAAGCAGTTTAGGCAAGATGTACTTTCTCGGCCTGTTCCATTATGA
- the rpsO gene encoding 30S ribosomal protein S15 produces MTTTVALDDFRQSANDTGSPEYQVAIFTKRITHLTTHLKANPKDAHTRRGLTRLVSKRRKSLDYLKGKNFDRYQKLIKALGIRR; encoded by the coding sequence ATGACAACAACCGTTGCACTAGATGACTTCCGTCAATCTGCAAACGACACAGGTTCACCTGAATATCAGGTGGCAATTTTTACCAAGAGAATCACCCACTTAACCACCCATCTTAAGGCAAACCCTAAAGATGCGCATACGCGTCGTGGCTTAACCCGTTTGGTGAGCAAGCGCCGTAAATCGTTGGATTATCTCAAAGGTAAAAACTTCGATCGCTACCAGAAATTAATTAAAGCACTAGGCATCCGCCGTTAA
- a CDS encoding ABC transporter substrate-binding protein, whose product MKKWLYLFLCCYQLAVAAPLQKINVLLDWAANPNHAALFVAQQQGFFQREGLAVNLTAPADPTDPLKLVAAGQFDIGISYQHSVRLARKQHLPIQVIGNLIDTPLSTVMVLADSPVKKLQDLKGKRIAISGSKPSQHLQTMLAHVGLTLQDVQLIQVHYNIAQALLTRGVDASSDVFRNVEPLELKLKGIKTRLFYPEDYGVKPYPALVIIMHKPLDKRLAEKFMLAVNAGKTYWHAHPKQTWQAFAKTHPALDSPANQAIWVKTAALLVAHKYGFS is encoded by the coding sequence ATGAAAAAATGGCTGTACCTCTTTCTCTGTTGCTACCAACTCGCAGTAGCTGCACCGCTGCAGAAAATTAATGTATTACTAGACTGGGCGGCTAATCCTAACCATGCCGCTCTTTTTGTTGCACAGCAGCAAGGTTTTTTTCAGCGTGAAGGCTTAGCCGTAAACCTCACGGCACCCGCGGATCCGACGGATCCTTTAAAGCTCGTTGCAGCTGGGCAGTTTGATATTGGGATAAGTTATCAACATAGTGTGAGACTCGCGCGAAAGCAGCATTTACCGATTCAGGTCATTGGCAATTTAATTGATACCCCATTAAGTACTGTGATGGTATTAGCAGACAGCCCTGTTAAAAAACTGCAGGATTTAAAGGGAAAGCGCATCGCCATCTCTGGCAGCAAGCCTAGCCAACATTTACAAACCATGCTGGCACACGTTGGGTTGACGCTGCAAGATGTGCAACTCATTCAAGTACATTACAATATTGCGCAAGCTTTGCTAACACGAGGCGTCGATGCGTCATCTGATGTCTTTCGAAATGTTGAACCGCTTGAGCTAAAATTAAAAGGGATTAAGACACGCTTGTTTTACCCAGAAGATTACGGTGTAAAACCCTACCCCGCATTGGTTATCATCATGCATAAACCGCTGGATAAAAGGCTTGCTGAAAAGTTCATGCTTGCTGTTAATGCCGGAAAAACCTATTGGCATGCGCACCCGAAACAAACCTGGCAAGCCTTTGCAAAGACCCATCCCGCGCTGGATTCTCCAGCAAATCAGGCAATTTGGGTGAAGACCGCAGCGTTGTTAGTTGCCCATAAATACGGGTTTAGCTGA
- the rbfA gene encoding ribosome-binding factor A: MKLNIQKESHRVARINDLILKELAVILQQEMKDPRLEMVTITEVDVAPNLAHAKVYFTVMAEKGTASEQQLALLNKAAGFLRSQLGSRIVLRYVPALRFFLDTSMDRGNKLDTLLDQID; encoded by the coding sequence ATGAAATTAAACATTCAGAAAGAAAGCCATCGCGTGGCTCGGATTAACGATCTGATCCTAAAAGAACTTGCTGTTATCTTACAGCAAGAGATGAAAGACCCACGGTTAGAGATGGTAACCATTACAGAAGTGGATGTGGCGCCTAACTTGGCGCATGCAAAGGTATATTTTACGGTAATGGCGGAGAAGGGTACTGCTAGCGAACAGCAATTGGCGCTTTTAAATAAAGCTGCCGGCTTTTTAAGAAGTCAGCTGGGATCTCGCATAGTATTAAGGTACGTTCCGGCATTGCGATTTTTTTTGGATACGTCTATGGATCGTGGTAACAAACTAGATACGTTACTCGATCAAATAGATTAA
- the pnp gene encoding polyribonucleotide nucleotidyltransferase, with translation MFKQVTKTFQFGAHEVSIETGYIARQATASVMVNMADTMVLVTVVGKDDADPMRPFFPLTVNYQERQYAAGSIPGGYLKREGRPSERETLTSRLIDRPIRPLFPDGFKNTVQVVATVMSLNPEVGGDIPAMIGASAALALSGIPFGGPIGAAKVGCIGNQLVLNPTPEQLEQSDLEMTVAGTDKAVLMVESQAKELPESTMRQAVMFAHKEMQVIIKAVNELVAEAGKPRWDWTAPALDTDLWGKLTGLAEAPLVDAYKTKDKVARQVKIAEIQDTVMQALCPEDQEAAYTDKDVVPLFKKLEKQIVRSSVLRGEPRIDGRDTKTVRPIHVKVGALPRAHGSAVFTRGETQAIVTTTLGSGRDAQIVDLPETETKDQFMLHYNFPPYCVGETGMMGSPKRREIGHGRLARRALEAVLPSQEDFPYVLRLVSEITESNGSSSMASVCGSSLAMMDAGVKLKAPVAGIAMGLIKDGDKYAVLTDILGDEDHLGDMDFKVAGTEQGITALQMDIKIDGITEEIMDIALAQAHDARKHILGVMNEVISAPREEMSDFAPRIHTFKINPEKIRDVIGKGGAVIRSITEETGVTIDIDDDGTIKIAAVDGEAAKAAIQRIDDITADLEIGKVYEGKVVKITDFGAFVSVLADKQGLVHISQIKEERIENVSDHVSEGQEVKVKVVEIDRQGRVRLSMKEVEQDA, from the coding sequence ATGTTTAAGCAAGTTACGAAAACGTTTCAATTTGGGGCACATGAAGTCAGCATAGAGACGGGTTATATTGCTCGTCAGGCGACTGCGTCCGTGATGGTGAATATGGCTGATACAATGGTATTGGTTACCGTTGTGGGTAAAGACGATGCTGATCCAATGCGTCCATTCTTCCCGTTAACTGTTAACTACCAAGAGCGTCAATATGCGGCTGGTAGTATTCCTGGCGGTTATTTGAAACGTGAAGGTCGTCCATCTGAGCGTGAAACATTAACATCACGTTTAATTGATAGACCGATTCGTCCCTTGTTCCCTGATGGCTTTAAAAATACAGTGCAAGTTGTTGCTACGGTTATGTCTCTAAACCCAGAAGTGGGTGGTGACATTCCTGCAATGATTGGTGCGTCTGCTGCGTTGGCATTATCAGGCATTCCATTTGGCGGCCCGATTGGTGCGGCGAAAGTGGGTTGTATTGGTAATCAATTAGTACTTAACCCAACGCCTGAGCAACTCGAACAATCTGATTTAGAAATGACAGTTGCTGGTACAGACAAAGCGGTATTAATGGTGGAATCACAAGCAAAAGAATTGCCTGAATCTACTATGCGTCAAGCAGTGATGTTTGCCCACAAAGAAATGCAGGTCATTATCAAGGCCGTTAACGAATTAGTTGCGGAAGCGGGTAAACCTCGTTGGGATTGGACAGCACCGGCATTAGATACAGACCTTTGGGGTAAGTTAACAGGCTTGGCGGAAGCACCGTTGGTCGATGCTTACAAAACCAAAGACAAAGTTGCTCGTCAAGTTAAAATTGCTGAGATTCAAGATACGGTGATGCAAGCACTTTGCCCCGAAGATCAAGAAGCCGCATATACTGATAAAGATGTTGTACCTTTATTTAAAAAGCTGGAAAAACAAATTGTTCGTAGCAGTGTCTTACGTGGCGAACCACGTATTGACGGTCGCGACACAAAAACCGTGCGTCCTATTCATGTGAAAGTGGGTGCTTTACCACGTGCACATGGCTCAGCCGTATTCACTCGTGGTGAAACACAAGCAATTGTGACGACCACCTTGGGTTCTGGTCGTGATGCGCAAATCGTTGATTTGCCTGAAACGGAAACCAAAGATCAATTCATGTTGCATTACAACTTCCCTCCTTATTGTGTGGGTGAGACTGGCATGATGGGTTCTCCAAAACGTCGTGAAATCGGTCATGGTCGTTTGGCACGTCGCGCGTTAGAAGCCGTATTGCCTAGCCAAGAAGATTTCCCTTATGTATTACGATTGGTGTCTGAAATTACTGAGTCAAATGGCTCAAGCTCCATGGCTTCTGTCTGTGGTTCAAGCTTGGCGATGATGGACGCAGGTGTGAAATTGAAAGCACCGGTTGCGGGTATCGCGATGGGCTTGATTAAAGACGGCGATAAGTACGCAGTCTTGACAGATATCTTGGGTGATGAAGATCACTTAGGTGATATGGACTTTAAAGTAGCGGGTACCGAGCAAGGTATTACGGCTTTACAAATGGATATCAAAATCGATGGTATCACTGAAGAAATTATGGATATCGCATTGGCGCAAGCGCACGATGCACGTAAACATATTTTAGGTGTGATGAACGAAGTGATTAGTGCGCCACGTGAAGAAATGTCTGATTTTGCACCGCGTATTCATACTTTCAAAATCAACCCAGAAAAAATCCGTGACGTGATTGGTAAAGGTGGTGCGGTAATTCGTTCCATCACAGAAGAAACTGGCGTGACTATCGACATCGACGATGATGGTACGATTAAAATTGCGGCAGTGGATGGTGAAGCAGCGAAAGCAGCAATCCAGCGCATTGATGACATCACAGCAGATTTAGAAATTGGTAAAGTCTACGAAGGTAAAGTGGTTAAAATCACAGACTTCGGCGCATTTGTTAGCGTGTTAGCTGACAAGCAAGGGCTGGTTCACATTTCTCAAATCAAAGAAGAGCGTATCGAGAATGTTAGCGACCACGTTTCTGAAGGCCAAGAAGTTAAAGTGAAAGTGGTTGAAATCGATCGTCAAGGTCGTGTCCGCTTGAGCATGAAAGAAGTTGAGCAAGACGCTTAA